The proteins below are encoded in one region of Belonocnema kinseyi isolate 2016_QV_RU_SX_M_011 chromosome 3, B_treatae_v1, whole genome shotgun sequence:
- the LOC117169611 gene encoding uncharacterized protein LOC117169611 produces MKIIIGSSFWIFGWAVILNSIVLSSQSESPRLPPLEYRERGTPYPELSTKSGTPIEVLQKFNLPDLPVRKVRCPTLAQRTQFSTFLVKDVMGIYQECTPDKILLAIGPMIFGHILEDRIRAIAGVKCSEILYDERYDKQFKVEIDFLKENFNVNGLVPEHILDLNVIEPFGTYRGALHPRPPMFVASSSSEADHSSVSTSRSPRRSPKKFISKIFYSSSGRSS; encoded by the exons ATGAAGATCATTATTGGATCTTCCTTCTGGATCTTTGGTTGGGCagtcatccttaattctattg TGTTAAGTTCGCAATCAGAATCCCCCAGACTACCACCTCTGGAATACAGAGAACGCGGAACTCCATATCCAG AATTAAGTACGAAATCAGGAACTCCCATAGAAGTTCTCCAGAAATTCAACCTTCCAGATCTGCCTGTCAGGAAAGTACGATGCCCGACACTCGCACAGCGTACACAATTCTCAACCTTTCTAGTGAAAGATGTTATGGGAATTTACCAAGAATGTACACCCGACAAAATTTTATTAGCAATAGGTCCTATGATCTTTGGACATATCTTAGAGGATAGGATCAGAGCCATAGCCGGTGTGAAATGCAGCGAGATTTTGTATGACGAAAGATACGATAAACAATTCAAGGTCGAAATAGATTTTCTGAaggaaaattttaacgtaaatgGTCTTGTGCCTGAgcatattttagatttaaatgtaaTTGAGCCGTTCGGAACGTACAGAGGAGCACTACATCCAAGACCACCAATGTTTGTGGCGAGCTCTTCCTCCGAAGCCGACCACAGCTCCGTCTCCACCAGCCGTTCGCCTAGACGCTCCCCCAAAAAATTCATCAGCAAGATTTTCTATAGCTCCTCTGGCCGCTCTTCCTAA